The Schizosaccharomyces pombe strain 972h- genome assembly, chromosome: I genome contains a region encoding:
- the vps29 gene encoding retromer complex subunit Vps29 has product MLVLVIGDFHIPDRAPKLSEKFRQLLIPGKISQIICLGNLTSTSVYEYLKHVCSDLKLVKGAFDISSKAPIAGKITLGSFKIGYTNGHLVVPQDSPEALSILAREMDADILLFGGTHKFAAYELDGCFFVNPGSATGAPNVSAVEDDEKIVPSFVLMDVQGAVLILYVYRIFDGEVRVEKMQYRKPE; this is encoded by the exons ATGCTTGTTTTAGTTATTGGGGATTTTCATATCCCAGACCGAGCTCCTAAGCTCTCTGAGAAG TTTCGACAACTTCTAATTCCCGGAAAAATCAGTCAAATCATATGCTTGGGAAACCTAACTAGCACAAGTGTATATGAATATTTGAAGCATGTTTGTTCTGATTTGAAGCTAGTTAAAGGTGCTTTTGATATTAGCAGTAAGGCTCCAATCGCCGGGAAAATAACTCTTGgttcttttaaaatcggGTACACAAACGGTCACTTGGTAGTACCTCAGGACAGTCCAGAGGCACTAAGTATTTTAGCTCGAGAAATGGACGCTGATATCCTTTTGTTTGGAGGCACACATAAATTTGCAGCATATGAACTTGACGgctgtttttttgttaaccCTGGATCAGCTACAGGTGCACCTAATGTTTCTGCTGTagaagatgatgaaaaaatcgTTCCAAGCTTTGTTTTAATGGATGTTCAAGGAGCAGTTTTAATACTTTATGTTTATAGGATTTTTGATGGAGAGGTCCGGGTTGAAAAAATGCAGTACAGAAAACCAGAATAA
- the naa10 gene encoding NatA N-acetyltransferase complex catalytic subunit Naa10 — MDIRPARISDLTGMQNCNLHNLPENYQLKYYLYHAISWPMLSYVATDPKGRVVGYVLAKMEEEPKDGIPHGHITSVSVMRSYRHLGLAKRLMVQSQRAMVEVYGAKYMSLHVRKSNRAAIHLYRDTLQFDVQGIESKYYADGEDAYAMHKDFSTLKFDTPETNDELAKTVQSLALNN, encoded by the exons ATGGATATTCGGCCAGCTCGTATAAGTGACCTTACTGGGATGCAGAACTGCAACTTACATAACTTGCCTGAAAATTATCAGTTAAAATATT ACCTTTATCATGCTATTTCTTGGCCTATGCTTTCTTATGTTGCTACTGATCCGAAAGGACGTGTCGTAGGATATGTTCTTGCAAAAATGGAAGAAGAGCCTAAGGATGGGATCCCTCATGGTCATATCACAAGTGTCTCAGTAATGCGCTCCTATCGTCATCTAGGACTTGCTAAACGTCTCATGGTTCAAAGTC AAAGAGCCATGGTCGAAGTTTATGGCGCCAAATATATGAGTCTTCATGTTCGTAAAAGCAACAGAGCTGCTATTCATCTTTATCGTGATACTTTGCAATTTGA CGTTCAAGGGATTGAAAGCAAATATTATGCTGATGGTGAAGATGCTTATGCTATGCA CAAAGATTTTTCTACTTTGAAATTCGATACACCAGAAACCAACG
- the moa1 gene encoding meikin yields MAINNENELEYKLIKKNKNPKISNSKKKNSTRPALQDKTNQTLPIHQNQAFSNILPSDFSIIKTPETKTADDFPVNGYEGLNILKFDLELFYKLKPVATSTPKSCMRTGSNLFLNETVKHVPDERLVSNIKNTQTKDSITRDSAYYHRKTMTESIIKTLAAFDAEVDEIILF; encoded by the coding sequence ATGGctataaataatgaaaacgAATTAGagtataaattaataaaaaaaaacaagaatcctaaaatatcaaattcaaaaaaaaagaattcgACACGTCCAGCTTTACAAGACAAAACTAATCAAACATTAccaattcatcaaaatcaaGCCTTTTCAAACATTCTTCCATCtgatttttcaataattaaGACACCTGAGACAAAAACTGCTGACGATTTCCCCGTAAATGGTTACGAAGGCttaaacattttaaaatttgatcTCGAgttattttacaaacttAAACCTGTAGCAACGTCGACCCCGAAGTCTTGCATGAGGACGGGCtccaatttatttttaaatgaaactGTTAAACATGTTCCAGATGAACGGTTAGTTTCAAACATCAAGAATACCCAAACAAAGGACTCTATCACAAGAGATTCTGCGTATTATCACAGAAAAACTATGACAGAAAGCATAATCAAAACACTCGCTGCATTTGATGCTGAGGTTGATGAGAttatattgttttaa